The Alosa sapidissima isolate fAloSap1 chromosome 8, fAloSap1.pri, whole genome shotgun sequence genome contains a region encoding:
- the serpind1 gene encoding heparin cofactor 2 — protein sequence MWFLALAVSSCLLLLTGPAEAGIKPLESHFAEPATAAPVDPRGPASGGSLEMEAIPDDFHNANTLTDELEYEDYLDFDKILAMGEDDYNEGDEIDDIPTPAPELDLEAGPSDPKVRRARLLRLFHGRSRLQRINVVNAKFGFRLYRSLRNHVNQTDNILFAPAGISIAMGMIALGVGPRTQVQLYETLGFGEFVNASAHYNNATVHKLFRKLTHRLFRRNFGYMLRSVNDLYLRQDVTVHEPFRTNAKGYYFAEPQSVDFADPAFLRKANSRIQKLTKGLIKEPLQSVDPNMVLMLLNYLYFKGTWEMKFPKEQTHYRNFRVNEKQQVRVAMMQNKGSYQAASDNQLQCDILRLPYTGNISMLVVIPQKLSGMRKLEQEISPTLINKWLSNMTNRTREVVFPRFNLKQNYDLIGHLKDMGLTELFEGGDFSPMTAEEIAINWFQHQGTITVNEEGTEAAALTQVGFMPLSTQTRFIVDRPFLFLIYEHRTDCLVFMGRVVNPTQN from the exons ATGTGGTTCCTCGCTCTAGCGGTGAGCTCCTGTCTGCTGCTGCTCACTGGGCCGGCCGAGGCTGGGATCAAACCGCTTGAGTCGCACTTCGCCGAGCCTGCAACCGCAGCGCCAGTGGACCCGCGCGGACCGGCGTCCGGTGGTTCTCTGGAAATGGAGGCCATCCCGGACGACTTCCATAACGCGAACACGCTGACCGACGAGCTTGAGTACGAGGACTACCTCGACTTTGATAAAATCCTGGCCATGGGCGAGGATGACTACAACGAGGGCGACGAGATCGATGACATCCCCACGCCGGCGCCCGAGTTGGACCTGGAGGCTGGGCCGTCCGACCCGAAAGTGCGCCGTGCACGTCTGCTGCGTCTCTTCCACGGGCGCTCGCGGCTGCAGCGCATCAACGTGGTCAATGCGAAGTTCGGCTTCCGCCTCTACCGCAGCCTGCGTAACCATGTCAACCAGACGGACAACATCCTGTTCGCACCCGCCGGCATCTCCATCGCCATGGGGATGATCGCACTGGGGGTGGGGCCACGCACGCAGGTGCAGCTGTACGAGACACTGGGCTTCGGCGAGTTCGTCAACGCCAGCGCGCACTACAACAACGCCACTGTGCACAAGCTCTTCCGCAAGCTCACGCACCGCCTCTTCCGACGCAACTTCGGCTACATGCTGCGCTCCGTCAACGACCTTTACCTGCGGCAGGATGTCACTGTCCACGAGCCGTTCCGCACCAACGCCAAGGGCTACTACTTTGCCGAGCCGCAGTCCGTGGACTTTGCCGACCCCGCGTTCCTCAGGAAGGCCAACAGCCGAATCCAGAAACTGACTAAAGGGCTGATCAAGGAGCCGCTGCAGAGCGTCGACCCAAACATGGTGCTGATGCTCCTCAACTACCTCTACTTCAAAG GCACATGGGAAATGAAGTTCCCCAAGGAGCAGACGCACTACCGTAACTTCCGCGTGAACGAGAAGCAGCAGGTTCGCGTGGCCATGATGCAGAACAAGGGCAGCTACCAGGCGGCTAGCGACAACCAGCTGCAGTGCGACATCCTCCGTCTACCCTACACGGGCAACATCAGCATGCTGGTGGTCATCCCCCAGAAACTGTCCGGCATGAGGAAACTCGAGCAGGAGATCTCGCCCACGCTCATCAACAAGTGGCTAAGCAACATGACCAATAG GACACGAGAGGTGGTGTTCCCCCGTTTCAACCTGAAACAGAACTACGACCTCATTGGCCACCTGAAGGACATGGGACTGACTGAGCTCTTTGAGGGGGGAGACTTCAGCCCCATGACAGCAGAGGAGATTGCCATCAACTGG TTCCAGCACCAGGGGACGATCACGGTGAACGAGGAGGGGACGGAGGCGGCTGCGCTGACGCAGGTGGGCTTCATGCCACTGTCCACTCAGACGCGCTTCATCGTGGACagacccttcctcttcctcatctacGAGCACCGCACCGACTGCCTGGTCTTCATGGGCCGTGTGGTCAACCCCACGCAGAACtaa